One Phreatobacter oligotrophus DNA window includes the following coding sequences:
- a CDS encoding transposase → MTGSYPKSEVLPGPQRRRRWTVTEKLEMVAETNEPGSSVSLVARRHGVSPNQLFTWRRLAEQGALTATRAEEE, encoded by the coding sequence ATGACTGGTTCTTATCCGAAGAGTGAGGTCCTTCCCGGACCACAGCGCCGGCGCCGATGGACGGTGACGGAGAAGCTGGAGATGGTCGCCGAGACCAATGAGCCGGGCTCGTCGGTGAGCCTGGTGGCCCGCCGTCACGGTGTATCGCCCAACCAGCTCTTCACCTGGCGGCGGCTTGCCGAGCAAGGCGCTCTGACGGCAACGCGGGCCGAGGAGGAG